A genomic region of Methanosarcina thermophila TM-1 contains the following coding sequences:
- a CDS encoding type II/IV secretion system ATPase subunit, giving the protein MVEVKQTPAKSKFISRLLGKKDNYTSISEVIKKVKVYFDKPLRTLPAYDPKKDGPLVDFIVPDGFKEIERYWLQEPYNFVSILEDRRTRYYRLIEPSLTKFEKELLERIYEDFQDILVLGSTNSISEKDAFLVGKALFLLENYRAEISNAALHKIIYYLKRNMLGYEKIDPLLYDPYIEDISCDGADIPLFIYHTKYLNIESNIYFKDDELDALVIKMCQLNNKHVSVSQPIVDARLQEGSRLQAILGREITPRGSSFSIRKFRKDPITPIDLLSYNTCDLDMLVYLWLVIENGHNILFAGGTASGKTSMLNATSLFMPSTAKIVSIEDTRELLLYHNNWVSGIARQSFAGDSTGEISMFDLLKAALRQRPDFIIVGEVRGSEALTLFQAMSTGHATSSTMHAGDVQTVINRLTHEPINVPNVMLQSLDVLCIQKQAYIGEKRVRRTQSLVEILNVDPETGDLGINELFNWEPSKDYFIKVGESHILPEIMYSRGWDTTQLRTEMDNRRKILTYMSEKNIRDYIQVSIVVQAYQSYPKMVMECIENDTLQTMIKEMAAQEGGA; this is encoded by the coding sequence ATGGTCGAAGTAAAACAAACGCCAGCGAAGAGTAAGTTTATTTCGAGGTTATTGGGGAAAAAAGATAATTACACCTCTATTTCAGAGGTCATAAAGAAGGTTAAAGTTTACTTTGACAAGCCACTGAGAACTCTGCCAGCTTATGATCCTAAAAAAGATGGACCTCTTGTAGATTTTATAGTGCCTGATGGATTCAAAGAAATCGAAAGGTACTGGCTTCAGGAGCCTTACAACTTTGTATCAATTCTGGAAGATCGCAGAACAAGGTACTATAGACTTATCGAACCTTCGCTTACAAAGTTTGAGAAAGAGCTTCTTGAACGGATTTATGAGGATTTCCAGGATATCCTGGTTCTGGGTTCTACAAATTCAATCTCCGAAAAGGATGCGTTTCTTGTGGGTAAGGCTCTCTTCCTTCTTGAAAATTACAGAGCTGAAATCTCAAACGCAGCCCTTCATAAAATAATATATTATCTTAAAAGAAATATGCTAGGTTACGAGAAAATTGATCCGCTTCTTTATGATCCTTATATAGAAGATATCTCGTGTGATGGAGCAGATATCCCACTTTTCATTTATCATACAAAGTATCTCAATATTGAGAGTAATATTTATTTTAAAGACGACGAGCTTGATGCCCTTGTAATTAAAATGTGCCAGTTAAATAACAAGCACGTATCTGTAAGCCAGCCAATTGTAGATGCAAGACTTCAGGAAGGATCGAGGCTTCAGGCTATTTTAGGAAGGGAAATTACTCCCAGAGGCAGTTCTTTCTCCATCCGTAAGTTCAGGAAAGACCCCATTACTCCGATAGACCTGCTTAGCTATAATACGTGTGATCTTGACATGCTAGTATACCTCTGGCTGGTCATTGAGAACGGTCACAACATTCTTTTTGCGGGAGGAACAGCATCGGGGAAAACTTCTATGCTCAATGCTACGTCTCTGTTTATGCCCTCAACAGCCAAGATAGTCTCTATAGAAGATACGCGGGAACTCCTGCTCTATCATAATAACTGGGTTTCTGGGATTGCGAGGCAGAGTTTTGCCGGAGACTCAACGGGAGAAATTTCCATGTTTGACCTCCTGAAAGCTGCTCTCAGACAGCGTCCCGATTTCATCATTGTGGGTGAAGTGAGAGGTAGTGAGGCTCTGACTCTTTTCCAGGCAATGTCAACAGGGCATGCAACAAGTTCAACTATGCACGCAGGAGATGTACAGACTGTTATAAACAGGCTTACGCACGAACCAATAAATGTACCAAATGTAATGCTGCAGTCTCTTGATGTGCTCTGTATTCAAAAACAAGCATACATCGGAGAGAAAAGAGTTAGAAGAACCCAGAGTCTCGTGGAAATTCTTAATGTTGACCCTGAGACAGGGGATCTTGGCATAAATGAACTTTTCAACTGGGAACCTTCTAAAGATTATTTCATCAAAGTGGGAGAGTCCCACATCCTTCCGGAGATTATGTATTCTCGAGGTTGGGATACCACTCAGCTGAGAACTGAAATGGACAATCGAAGAAAAATACTGACATACATGTCTGAAAAAAACATAAGGGATTATATCCAGGTATCTATTGTAGTCCAGGCGTATCAGAGCTATCCTAAGATGGTTATGGAATGTATCGAGAACGATACCTTGCAAACTATGATAAAGGAAATGGCTGCTCAAGAGGGGGGAGCATAA
- a CDS encoding type II secretion system F family protein, producing the protein MYRERYLANYDKGNGCSRGGSIIYTAVDKLAYRYFGGFFYKNRESFKDLKLKIRQSHISMTVDQYLASALMYSIIVGTAGGIFGLSMGLKIFGDPVSRLSLFMNSTSAGYAEKYVYPLAILTATVMLIICSLIVFFLIYSYPYFQSNNRRACIDRSILPSIIYMYALMKGGMSVYDVFRSISMYTHIFGASAEEISYIVRDMDYLGKDFISALNSAKERTPSDIFKDFIDGLIIISNSGTINEYIKSKADQYQYMAELANRSLLQRLDVLAEVYVTALVAGPLFIMVTLVVLQFFKPASTQALYMLIYVILPVATLLYLVILDTVGELSFNPKKGKVSSFSINLADIPEIESGLTKEKEEERSKKYRMYRQLSIIKDMLLNPYRTLRDEPRYTFFITVPAGLLYLTNLPEGIANRLSFSPQLNINFDHVSEGAIKLATTVDDYIIIFTIILLIPFIIFYEIKAWRIRQIDERMPDFLRNLSSMNDSGILLANSLKLIAESKMGILSKELMKLKEDLSWGTSTSRALMKLENSIRTASSSRIIHILVKANESTSDLTSVLSITAAQAKIEEGLKKERSSQMVIYIVTIYISFFVFLFIVYILATDFFPQTASFTAAAQAGGTGGIGNSYFNIDEYNMLMFHSALVQAVTSGLIAGKMGQGSAYLGLKYSVSMLIIAYLAFNFFV; encoded by the coding sequence ATGTATCGAGAACGATACCTTGCAAACTATGATAAAGGAAATGGCTGCTCAAGAGGGGGGAGCATAATTTATACTGCTGTGGATAAACTTGCATACAGATACTTTGGAGGTTTCTTTTACAAAAATAGAGAAAGCTTTAAAGATTTAAAATTAAAGATACGCCAATCCCATATTTCCATGACAGTGGATCAATACCTGGCTTCTGCCTTAATGTATTCTATAATAGTAGGAACTGCTGGAGGTATTTTCGGCTTATCGATGGGACTTAAAATTTTTGGTGACCCGGTTTCCCGCCTCAGCCTTTTCATGAATTCTACAAGTGCAGGTTATGCAGAAAAATATGTTTACCCTCTTGCAATTCTAACCGCTACTGTAATGCTCATTATATGTTCTCTAATTGTCTTTTTTCTGATATACAGTTATCCTTACTTTCAGTCAAATAACCGGCGAGCCTGTATAGATAGATCCATACTCCCATCAATAATCTATATGTATGCTCTGATGAAAGGAGGCATGTCGGTTTATGATGTGTTCAGATCCATTAGCATGTATACTCATATATTTGGTGCGAGCGCGGAAGAAATATCCTATATTGTGAGGGATATGGATTATCTTGGAAAAGATTTTATAAGCGCTCTCAATTCTGCAAAAGAACGTACCCCTTCAGACATTTTTAAGGACTTTATTGATGGACTAATCATTATTTCAAACAGCGGAACTATTAATGAGTATATAAAAAGCAAGGCTGATCAATATCAATATATGGCGGAACTGGCGAATAGGAGTCTATTGCAGAGACTTGATGTTCTTGCTGAAGTTTATGTGACTGCGCTGGTTGCAGGTCCTCTTTTTATAATGGTGACCCTTGTTGTACTGCAGTTCTTCAAACCTGCTTCAACCCAGGCTCTTTACATGCTTATCTATGTAATATTGCCTGTTGCAACCCTGCTCTATCTGGTAATTCTCGATACTGTGGGAGAACTTTCTTTCAACCCTAAGAAGGGTAAGGTCTCCAGTTTTTCAATAAACCTTGCCGACATCCCGGAAATCGAGTCAGGACTCACCAAAGAGAAGGAAGAAGAGAGGAGTAAGAAGTACAGGATGTACAGGCAGCTTTCCATTATCAAAGACATGCTGCTAAATCCCTACAGAACTCTTCGGGACGAGCCAAGATACACGTTTTTTATTACAGTTCCGGCTGGTCTACTTTATCTCACCAATCTTCCAGAAGGTATTGCAAATCGTCTCAGTTTTAGCCCTCAGTTGAACATAAATTTTGACCATGTCAGTGAAGGTGCTATCAAGCTGGCTACCACAGTTGATGACTATATTATTATCTTTACTATCATTCTCCTGATTCCCTTCATCATTTTTTATGAGATCAAAGCCTGGAGAATACGCCAGATAGATGAGAGGATGCCTGACTTTTTAAGAAATCTCTCCAGCATGAACGATTCTGGAATTTTACTTGCGAATTCTTTAAAATTAATAGCAGAATCGAAAATGGGCATTTTAAGTAAAGAACTCATGAAGTTAAAGGAGGATCTATCCTGGGGTACTTCCACTTCAAGAGCTCTCATGAAGCTTGAGAACAGTATCAGAACAGCTTCTTCAAGCAGGATTATTCATATTCTGGTAAAAGCAAACGAATCTACAAGTGACCTTACAAGTGTACTCTCTATCACTGCTGCACAGGCTAAGATCGAAGAGGGGTTGAAGAAAGAGCGCTCATCACAAATGGTGATCTACATTGTCACTATTTATATATCCTTTTTTGTCTTCCTTTTCATAGTCTATATTCTGGCTACCGACTTCTTCCCGCAAACCGCCTCGTTCACAGCGGCTGCCCAGGCAGGGGGAACCGGAGGAATAGGAAACAGCTATTTCAATATAGATGAATATAATATGCTCATGTTCCATTCAGCCCTAGTACAGGCTGTTACTTCGGGACTTATTGCCGGAAAAATGGGACAGGGTTCTGCGTATCTGGGCTTGAAATATAGCGTCAGCATGTTGATAATTGCTTATCTGGCATTTAATTTCTTTGTTTGA
- a CDS encoding amidohydrolase, with product MKKIIKNAKIYTMSEAGILENADILIQDGKIAEIGTINEKDVEADEIIYVAGKLVFPGFIDAHSHVGIFEDSMGFEGADGNENTDPVTPHLRAIDGINPLDICFSEALSSGITATATGPGSANVIGGQFAAIKTYGTRIDNMIIKAPVAMKIAFGENPKRNYKEKNKTPVTRMATAAMLRDILFKTAEYMSKKERSTEKNEEGPEYNIKYESLIPVLRDEIPLKAHAHRADDIYTAIRIAKEFNLKLILEHVTDGYLMLDELKKEKYPCIVGPNLAGRTKIELKNLSFKNPGLLSKNGIMVAIMTDHPVIPIQYLALCAALSVKYGMDEYEALKAITIHPAKILGIDDRVGSIEKGKDADIVIMNGHPFDTFSTTHMVLVNGEIAYKAAE from the coding sequence ATGAAAAAAATAATTAAAAACGCAAAAATCTATACAATGTCAGAAGCTGGGATATTAGAAAATGCAGACATACTGATACAGGATGGTAAAATAGCAGAAATAGGCACAATAAATGAAAAAGATGTAGAAGCAGACGAGATAATTTATGTAGCCGGTAAACTTGTTTTCCCTGGATTTATAGATGCTCACTCACATGTAGGAATTTTTGAAGATTCTATGGGTTTTGAAGGAGCAGACGGTAACGAAAATACTGATCCTGTGACACCACATCTCAGAGCAATTGATGGAATAAATCCTCTCGATATTTGTTTCAGTGAAGCGTTAAGCTCCGGAATAACTGCAACAGCAACAGGTCCGGGAAGTGCCAATGTTATTGGTGGGCAGTTTGCTGCAATAAAAACCTATGGCACAAGAATAGACAATATGATAATTAAAGCACCTGTTGCAATGAAAATCGCTTTTGGAGAAAATCCAAAAAGAAATTATAAAGAAAAAAACAAGACCCCAGTAACTCGGATGGCTACAGCAGCTATGTTAAGAGATATCCTTTTTAAGACAGCTGAATACATGTCTAAAAAAGAGAGATCTACTGAAAAAAATGAAGAAGGACCTGAATATAATATAAAGTATGAAAGCCTGATTCCAGTCCTGAGAGATGAAATCCCATTAAAAGCTCATGCACACAGGGCTGATGATATTTATACCGCAATTAGAATCGCCAAAGAGTTCAACCTGAAACTTATATTAGAACATGTAACTGATGGATATTTGATGCTTGATGAACTTAAAAAAGAAAAGTATCCATGTATAGTTGGACCCAATCTCGCTGGAAGGACAAAGATAGAGCTTAAAAACTTAAGTTTTAAAAATCCGGGGTTATTATCAAAAAATGGCATAATGGTTGCAATTATGACAGACCATCCTGTAATTCCAATCCAGTATCTTGCTCTTTGCGCGGCGCTGTCTGTTAAATATGGAATGGATGAATATGAAGCTCTCAAAGCAATAACCATACATCCAGCAAAAATACTGGGTATAGATGACAGAGTTGGCAGTATTGAAAAAGGTAAGGATGCTGACATTGTCATTATGAATGGTCACCCATTTGATACATTTTCTACCACTCACATGGTTTTGGTAAATGGTGAAATCGCTTATAAGGCGGCGGAATAA
- a CDS encoding lamin tail domain-containing protein, with amino-acid sequence MRFSQLTAAIFVLTLVLIAAGCADSEETPLEAVSEQAHPSTVTAQNTVTVSGQNLTVHFLDVSQGDSILLEFGGKSMLVDSGERDQGKVVTAYLQNQGISTLNYVVATHPHSDHIGGMEDILNNFQVEYFIDCGYPHTSKTYENMLITIDKKNIPFEVVQAGHKIDFDPAVDIEVLNPASAYSDELNENSVVLKVTYGETSFLLMGDAGLESEENIMEAGYDVDSDILKVGHHASRSGSGKTFISAVSPEVSIIEVGAGNDYGHPHAEVLDRLQKVSTVYRTDLDGTIVITTDGSTYTVTTEKIRNTSSRNEAYASTDSTAEVQSGEYVDSSSTESTVYVSGLNLQDEWVQISNTGVSPVSLNGWKIEDEGSKHTYTFQSYTLNAGTTVTVFTGKGTNSATELYWQLDNPVWNNDGDTAYLYDDSGKLVSKQES; translated from the coding sequence ATGAGATTTTCACAGCTGACTGCTGCGATCTTCGTCCTGACCCTGGTACTCATTGCAGCCGGGTGTGCGGACTCAGAAGAAACTCCTCTTGAAGCAGTTTCGGAGCAAGCACATCCCTCTACAGTAACTGCTCAAAATACTGTCACTGTATCAGGCCAGAACCTTACCGTACATTTCCTGGATGTTAGTCAGGGTGATTCAATCCTCCTGGAGTTTGGTGGAAAATCCATGCTAGTCGACTCAGGAGAAAGGGACCAGGGAAAAGTTGTCACAGCTTACTTGCAGAACCAGGGAATTTCCACACTGAACTACGTAGTTGCAACCCATCCGCATTCAGATCATATTGGCGGCATGGAGGATATTCTTAACAATTTCCAGGTAGAATATTTTATTGACTGCGGATATCCCCATACCTCAAAAACCTATGAGAATATGCTGATCACTATTGATAAGAAGAATATTCCTTTTGAGGTAGTTCAGGCTGGTCATAAAATTGACTTTGACCCTGCCGTTGATATAGAAGTGTTAAATCCTGCAAGCGCTTACTCCGATGAGCTGAATGAAAACTCAGTGGTTCTCAAAGTGACGTATGGCGAAACCTCGTTTTTGCTCATGGGAGATGCAGGTCTGGAATCAGAAGAAAATATAATGGAGGCTGGTTATGATGTAGATTCTGATATCCTCAAGGTCGGACATCATGCAAGCAGATCAGGCAGCGGAAAAACCTTTATTTCAGCTGTAAGTCCTGAAGTAAGTATAATCGAAGTTGGAGCAGGAAATGACTATGGGCATCCTCATGCCGAGGTTCTTGACAGGCTGCAGAAGGTCTCAACAGTATATAGAACAGATCTGGACGGCACAATAGTAATTACAACCGATGGATCAACTTATACTGTAACAACTGAAAAAATCAGGAATACCTCCAGCAGAAATGAAGCTTACGCTTCTACAGATTCAACAGCAGAGGTACAATCCGGAGAATATGTGGATTCAAGCTCTACTGAATCAACTGTGTATGTGAGCGGCCTGAATCTTCAGGACGAATGGGTTCAGATATCAAACACAGGGGTTTCTCCCGTTTCTCTGAACGGCTGGAAGATTGAAGACGAAGGCAGTAAACATACCTATACGTTTCAGTCTTACACCCTGAATGCAGGAACAACAGTAACTGTGTTTACCGGAAAGGGTACGAACTCAGCTACTGAGCTTTACTGGCAGTTAGACAACCCTGTATGGAATAACGATGGTGACACAGCATATCTCTACGATGATAGTGGAAAACTTGTTTCAAAACAGGAGAGCTGA
- a CDS encoding DUF3006 domain-containing protein, translated as MENFRENFKVTLDRIEEGNAVLLVRDDESVKINIPLFLLPAESKEGDILDITITRDVQETEDAKERVSGLLEKLKNKNQGTK; from the coding sequence ATGGAGAACTTCAGAGAGAATTTCAAAGTTACCCTTGACCGCATAGAAGAAGGCAATGCAGTGCTGCTTGTAAGGGATGACGAGTCAGTAAAAATTAATATACCTCTTTTTTTGCTGCCTGCTGAAAGTAAAGAAGGTGATATTCTGGATATTACCATCACAAGAGATGTGCAGGAAACAGAGGATGCTAAGGAAAGAGTATCAGGTTTGCTTGAAAAGCTTAAGAATAAGAATCAAGGAACTAAATAA